One part of the Lotus japonicus ecotype B-129 chromosome 2, LjGifu_v1.2 genome encodes these proteins:
- the LOC130740866 gene encoding probable phosphoribosylformylglycinamidine synthase, chloroplastic/mitochondrial, with protein sequence MTSCVGTCGQTLLLLNKPQIQRTHLLWGSACSRGQLPVSVSTPKAALSLRCQAQENPRAVVSGNVEEVQSGLVQKPGLEVFHLYRVPFIQDSAADELLKEAQAKVSDQIVGLQTEQCFNVGLASQLLSTKLPVLKWLLGETFEPQNLGTESFLDKRNKGDFSTVIVEVGPRLSFTTAWSANAVSICQACGLTEVNRLERSRRYLLYTNGELQDNQINEFASMVHDRMTECVYTQKLTSFETSLVPEEIRYIPVMERGRKALEEINLEMGFAFDEQDLEYYTKLFTQDFKRNPTNVELFDIAQSNSEHSRHWFFTGKIVIDGQEMDKTLMQIVKSTLKANPNNSVIGFKDNSSAIRGFRTKLLRPVQPGSTCPLDVIARELDILFTAETHNFPCAVAPYPGAETGAGGRIRDTHATGRGSFVQAATAGYCVGNLNTPGFYAPWEDLSFTYPSNLASPLQILIDASNGASDYGNKFGEPLIQGYCRTFGMRLPSGERREWLKPIMFSAGIGQIDHHHVSKGEPDIGMLVVKIGGPAYRIGMGGGAASSMVSGQNDAELDFNAVQRGDAEMAQKLYRLVRACIEMGDKNPIISIHDQGAGGNCNVVKEIIYPKGAEIDVQKIMVGDHTMSVLEIWGAEYQEQDAILVKPESHELLKSICNREKVSMAVIGTISGDGRVVLVDSLGTQKSLSNGLPPPPPAVDFELEKVLGDMPQKSFEFNRVVYAQEPLDIAPGITVIDSLKRVLSLPSVCSKRFLTTKVDRCVTGLVAQQQTVGPLQIPLADVAVTAQTFTDLTGGACAIGEQPIKGLLDPKAMARLAVGEALTNLVWAKVTSLSDVKASGNWMYAAKLDGEGAAMYDAAISLSEAMIELGIAIDGGKDSLSMAAHAGSEVVKAPGNLVISVYVTCPDITKTVTPDLKLGDDGILLHIDLSKGKRRLGGSALAQAFDQVGDECPDVDDIPYLKKVFEGVQELLTDDLISAGHDISDGGLLVCALEMAFAGNRGLVLDLASRGSSLLQTLYAEELGLVLEISKKNLASVMDKLNSVGVVAEIIGQVTVTPSIEVKVDGETCLTEKTNILRDMWEETSFQLEKFQRLASCVDMEREGLKHRHEPSWELSFTPSFTDEKYLSATVKPKVAVIREEGSNGDREMAAAFHASGFEPWDVTMTDLLNGVISLQEFRGIVFVGGFSYADVLDSAKGWSASIRFNEPLLKQFQEFYNRPETFSLGVCNGCQLMALLGWVPGPQVGGVLGDGGDLSQPRFIHNESGRFECRFTSVTIKDSPAIMFKGMEGSTLGIWTAHGEGRAYFPDEGVFERVAHSDLAPLRYCDDAGNPTETYPFNVNGSPLGIAAICSPDGRHLAMMPHPERCFLMWQFPWYPKQWDVEKKGPSPWLRMFQNAREWCT encoded by the exons ATGACAAGTTGCGTT GGTACTTGCGGGCAAACACTGCTTTTGTTGAACAAGCCTCAGATACAGAGAACCCATTTGCTTTGGGGTTCTGCTTGTAGCAGGGGTCAGCTTCCGGTTTCGGTTTCGACTCCAAAAGCTGCTTTGTCTTTGAGGTGCCAAGCTCAAGAGAATCCCAGAGCTGTGGTTTCTGGCAATGTAGAAGAAGTGCAGTCTGGCTTGGTTCAGAAGCCTGGCTTGGAGGTTTTTCATTTGTACCGTGTTCCGTTTATCCAAGACAGTGCGGCGGATGAGCTTCTAAAGGAGGCTCAAGCTAAAGTCTCTGATCAGATAGTGGGCCTGCAGACAGAGCAGTGTTTCAATGTTGGCCTTGCTTCACAGCTTTTAAGCACAAAACTTCCTGTCCTTAAATGGCTTTTGGGAGAAACATTCGAGCCGCAGAATCTGGGAACTGAGAGCTTTCTTGACAAGAGGAACAAGGGGGATTTCAGCACAGTTATAGTAGAGGTTGGGCCCAGGTTATCATTTACCACAGCATGGTCTGCTAATGCTGTGTCTATTTGCCAAGCTTGCGGTTTGACGGAAGTAAACCGTTTGGAACGGTCCAGGAGGTACTTGTTGTACACCAATGGTGAATTGCAAGACAATCAAATTAATGAATTTGCATCCATGGTACATGATAGGATGACTGAATGTGTTTATACTCAGAAGCTAACATCCTTTGAGACCAGTTTAGTTCCTGAGGAAATTCGTTATATACCTGTCATGGAGAGAGGACGAAAGGCATTAGAAGAGATTAATCTGGAGATGGGTTTCGCCTTTGATGAACAGGATTTGGAATATTACACCAAGCTTTTCACACAAGACTTCAAGCGTAATCCAACAAATGTTGAATTGTTTGATATTGCGCAGTCAAACAGTGAGCATAGCAGACACTGGTTTTTTACTGGAAAGATTGTGATTGATGGACAGGAAATGGATAAGACTCTGATGCAGATTGTCAAAAGTACTTTAAAGGCAAATCCAAATAACTCTGTCATTGGATTTAAGGATAACTCAAGTGCAATTAGGGGTTTCAGAACTAAACTGCTGCGACCAGTTCAGCCTGGTAGCACATGTCCGTTAGATGTGATAGCAAGGGAGTTAGATATCTTATTCACAGCTGAAACTCATAACTTTCCATGTGCTGTGGCACCATATCCTGGTGCGGAGACAGGTGCAGGAGGTCGCATTAGGGATACTCATGCAACAGGGAGGGGGTCCTTTGTCCAGGCAGCCACTGCTGGTTATTGTGTTGGTAATCTCAACACGCCAGGGTTTTACGCCCCTTGGGAAGATCTATCATTTACTTATCCGTCAAATTTGGCATCTCCTTTGCAGATTCTTATAGATGCCAGTAATGGTGCATCTGACTATGGGAACAAATTTGGAGAGCCCTTGATTCAGGGCTACTGCAGAACTTTTGGAATGAGACTTCCTAGTGGGGAGAGGCGCGAATGGTTGAAGCCGATTATGTTTAGTGCGGGCATTGGGCAGATTGACCACCATCATGTATCAAAGGGGGAGCCTGACATTGGAATGCTGGTTGTTAAAATTGGAGGCCCTGCTTATCGTATTGGGATGGGAGGCGGAGCAGCCTCTAGCATGGTCAGTGGGCAGAATGATGCTGAGCTTGATTTCAATGCTGTACAACGTGGGGATGCTGAGATGGCACAAAAGTTGTATCGTCTTGTTCGTGCCTGTATTGAGATGGGGGATAAAAATCCAATTATCAGCATTCATGATCAGGGTGCTGGTGGAAACTGTAATGTTGTAAAGGAAATTATATATCCAAAAGGTGCTGAAATAGATGTCCAAAAAATTATGGTTGGTGATCATACGATGTCTGTTTTAGAAATTTGGGGTGCAGAGTATCAGGAGCAAGATGCAATACTGGTGAAGCCAGAAAGTCATGAGCTCTTAAAGTCAATCTGTAATAGGGAAAAGGTTTCAATGGCTGTGATTGGAACTATCAGTGGTGATGGGCGTGTGGTGTTAGTTGATAGCTTAGGAACTCAAAAGAGTCTCTCAAATGGGCTCCCTCCACCTCCCCCGGCTGTGGATTTTGAATTGGAGAAGGTCCTTGGTGACATGCCTCAGAAATCTTTCGAATTTAATCGGGTTGTTTATGCACAGGAGCCCCTTGATATTGCGCCTGGGATCACAGTAATAGATTCTCTCAAGCGGGTTTTGAGTTTACCATCCGTCTGCTCAAAACGCTTCTTAACAACAAAAGTTGATAGGTGTGTCACTGGTCTAGTGGCTCAGCAGCAGACTGTTGGCCCTTTGCAGATTCCCCTTGCTGATGTTGCTGTTACGGCTCAGACTTTTACAGATTTGACAGGAGGTGCATGCGCCATTGGGGAGCAACCAATCAAAGGTCTGTTAGACCCCAAAGCAATGGCCCGGTTGGCTGTTGGAGAAGCCCTCACAAACCTTGTATGGGCAAAGGTAACTTCCCTTTCTGATGTCAAGGCTAGTGGTAATTGGATGTATGCTGCCAAGCTTGATGGGGAAGGAGCTGCCATGTATGATGCTGCCATATCTTTGTCTGAAGCAATGATTGAACTTGGTATTGCTATCGATGGAGGGAAAGACAGTCTTTCTATGGCAGCCCACGCTGGAAGTGAAGTTGTCAAGGCGCCTGGAAATCTTGTTATCAGTGTTTATGTTACTTGTCCTGATATAACTAAAACAGTGACACCAGATTTAAAACTTGGTGATGATGGTATCTTGCTTCATATTGACTTGTCAAAGGGGAAGCGGCGTTTAGGTGGATCTGCTCTTGCCCAGGCATTTGACCAAGTTGGGGATGAGTGTCCTGATGTTGATGATATTCCTTACCTTAAAAAGGTCTTTGAAGGTGTTCAAGAGCTTCTTACCGATGATCTGATCTCTGCTGGTCATGACATTAGTGATGGTGGGCTTCTTGTTTGTGCCTTAGAGATGGCATTTGCTGGTAATCGTGGACTTGTTTTGGACTTGGCTTCACGAGGTAGCAGTCTTCTTCAAACACTCTATGCAGAAGAACTTGGGTTAGTTCTTGAGATAAGCAAGAAAAATTTGGCTTCTGTTATGGATAAACTGAACAGTGTGGGAGTTGTGGCTGAGATCATAGGTCAAGTAACTGTCACTCCATCAATTGAAGTTAAGGTTGATGGGGAGACTTGTTTAACAGAAAAAACTAACATCCTCAGGGACATGTGGGAAGAAACCAGTTTTCAGTTGGAGAAGTTCCAAAGATTAGCATCATGCGTGGATATGGAGAGAGAAGGTCTAAAACATCGTCATGAGCCCTCATGGGAACTTTCTTTTACTCCTTCATTCACTGATGAAAAGTATTTATCTGCAACTGTAAAACCTAAAGTGGCTGTGATTAGAGAAGAAGGGAGCAATGGAGACAGAGAAATGGCTGCAGCTTTTCACGCATCAGGTTTTGAACCATGGGATGTTACTATGACCGACCTTCTTAATGGAGTGATTTCTTTGCAAGAGTTTCGCGGAATTGTATTTGTTGGTGGATTTAGCTATGCTGATGTGCTTGATTCTGCAAAAGGTTGGTCTGCTTCCATAAGGTTCAATGAGCCCCTTTTGAAACAATTTCAGGAGTTTTACAACCGTCCAGAAACTTTCAGTCTTGGTGTATGCAATGGTTGTCAGCTTATGGCTTTGTTAGGATGGGTACCAGGGCCACAAGTTGGAGGCGTGCTTGGTGATGGCGGTGACCTATCACAGCCTAGGTTCATTCACAACGAGTCGGGGCGATTTGAATGCCGCTTTACAAGTGTGACAATAAAGGACTCACCAGCTATAATGTTCAAAGGTATGGAGGGTAGCACATTGGGGATATGGACCGCTCATGGGGAGGGAAGAGCTTATTTCCCAGATGAAGGTGTGTTCGAACGTGTGGCTCATTCAGATTTAGCTCCTCTAAGATATTGTGATGATGCTGGCAATCCGACCGAGACGTACCCTTTCAATGTGAACGGCTCTCCTTTAGGCATTGCAGCTATTTGTTCTCCGGATGGGAGGCATCTTGCCATGATGCCTCATCCAGAGCGTTGCTTCTTAATGTGGCAGTTCCCATGGTATCCAAAGCAGTGGGATGTGGAAAAGAAGGGGCCGAGTCCTTGGCTGCGGATGTTCCAGAATGCAAGAGAGTGGTGTACTTGA
- the LOC130740868 gene encoding uncharacterized protein LOC130740868, which yields MNEQSKKETVNAHSGSMETKVDTVDYRSSAGQAQEERHVQIIHQPHSTTNTNTSGGVLAGAAAAVASTLQSAKDAISKK from the exons ATGAACGAACAATCTAAG AAAGAGACTGTGAATGCACACAGTGGTTCCATGGAAACAAAGGTGGACACTGTGGATTATCGATCGTCGGCAGGTCAAGCCCAAGAAGAGAGGCACGTGCAGATAATTCACCAGCCCCAttccaccaccaacaccaacactaGCGGTGGTGTTCTTGCCGGTGCTGCCGCTGCCGTTGCGTCTACTCTACAGTCTGCCAAGGATGCCATATCCAAAAAGTGA
- the LOC130740867 gene encoding microtubule-associated protein RP/EB family member 1C: MATNIGIMDAAYFVGRSEILAWINSTLQLNLSKVEEACSGAVHCQLLDVVHPGIVPMHKVNFDAKNEYDMIQNYKVLQDVFNKLKITKHIEVSKLVKGRPLDNLEFMQWMKRYCDSVNSGLQHNYNPRERREVCKGGKEATRKSAHSQSSNKGSTAQRPPSSHNSRRNEASAAANHATQAAKVAKPSSAAAPAYDEQITELKLSIDSLEKERDFYFAKLRDIEILCQIPEIENSPVVAAMQKILYATDDDGTAVAEAQAMLSAAHEEVERLSPIAEVSEEKSSSETHKRKSISNLEFDAAGVKNLSPRQRLSDVSDVHCSESPLMTC; the protein is encoded by the exons atggccACCAACATTGGAATCATGGATGCTGCTTACTTCGTCGGCAGATCTGAGATCCTTGCTTGGATCAATTCAACTCTCCAACTCAATCTCTCCAAAGTCGAAGAG GCTTGTTCCGGTGCGGTTCACTGTCAGCTTCTGGATGTTGTTCATCCCGGGATCGTGCCTATGCACAAGGTCAATTTCGATGCTAAGAACGAGTACGATATGATTCAGAATTACAAGGTGCTTCAAGATGTCTTCAACAAACTCAAAATCACTAAG CACATCGAGGTCAGCAAGCTAGTGAAAGGAAGGCCTCTGGATAACCTGGAGTTCATGCAATGGATGAAGAGATACTGCGATTCTGTCAATTCTGGACTTCAGCACAA TTATAATCCTAGGGAAAGGAGAGAGGTATGCAAGGGAGGTAAAGAGGCAACCAGAAAATCTGCGCACTCCCAATCGTCGAACAAGGGTTCTACTGCACAGAGGCCTCCGTCTTCCCACAATTCTCGAAGAAATGAGGCATCTGCTGCTGCAAACCATGCAACTCAGGCTGCAAAGGTTGCTAAACCTTCTTCTGCTGCGGCCCCTGCTTATGATGAACAG ATAACGGAGCTGAAGCTATCCATTGATAGCCTTGAGAAAGAACGGGATTTCTACTTTGCAAAACTGAGAGACATTGAGATCCTGTGCCAGATTCCTGAGATAGAGAATTCACCA GTTGTTGCGGCTATGCAGAAGATATTGTATGCTACTGATGATGATGGAACAGCTGTGGCTGAAGCTCAAGCCATGCTTTCTGCTGCTCATGAAGAAGTCGAGCGGTTGAGCCCCATTGCTGAGGTTTCCGAGGAGAAGAGCAGTTCAGAAACTCACAAGAGAAAGAGCATTTCCAATCTTGAATTTGATGCTGCTGGCGTCAAGAATTTGTCTCCCAGACAAAGGCTTTCTGATGTCTCAGATGTTCATTGTAGCGAGTCACCTCTTATGACTTGTTAA